One Rhododendron vialii isolate Sample 1 chromosome 2a, ASM3025357v1 genomic region harbors:
- the LOC131315938 gene encoding mitochondrial pyruvate carrier 4 produces the protein MATSKLQALWNHPAGPKTIHFWAPTFKWGISIANLADSSKPPEKVSYPQQVAVTATGLIWSRYSMVINPKNWNLFSVNVAMAATGIYQLSRKIQHDYYSEGEAVVAKE, from the exons ATGGCCACATCGAAGCTTCAAGCCCTGTGGAATCACCCAGCAGGCCCTAAAACCA TTCACTTTTGGGCACCGACTTTTAAGTGGGGCATCAGCATTGCCAACCTTGCCGACTCCTCCAAACCACCAGAAAAAGTTTCTTATCCTCAGCAAGTTG CCGTCACGGCTACTGGACTCATCTGGTCACGATACAGCATGGTGATCAATCCG AAAAATTGGAATCTTTTCAGTGTAAACGTTGCAATGGCTGCAACAGGCATCTACCAACTTTCAAGGAAAATTCA GCATGATTACTATTCCGAGGGAGAAGCTGTTGTTGCCAAGGAATGA
- the LOC131316585 gene encoding uncharacterized protein LOC131316585, producing MKNLCRRKGTVHPSPPLISDHLAFLPATILTLTAALSLEDREVLAYLISCSSTGSFSGHQKTNTHKKLLTTSTSSGDHPPSFTCNCFRCYTSYWVRWDSSPSRQTIHEIIDAFEEEQLGGQSKREKSRRERRKRGSKRLGESLKGTDSVAGLNYKDELGESESVEENIISVCGGEDCAEGEEEAEKGSVRKFVSFVGERFWSTVWS from the coding sequence ATGAAGAATCTCTGCCGCCGAAAAGGCACAGTCCACCCCTCCCCACCGCTCATCTCCGACCACCTCGCCTTCCTACCAGCCACCATCTTAACTCTCACGGCGGCGCTCTCGCTGGAAGACAGAGAAGTCTTGGCCTACCTCATTTCCTGCTCCTCCACAGGCAGCTTCTCCGGCCACCAGAAAACTAACACCCACAAGAAACTACTCACCACTTCCACTAGCAGTGGGGACCACCCGCCTTCCTTCACCTGCAACTGTTTCAGGTGTTACACGAGTTACTGGGTCAGGTGGGACTCGTCCCCGAGTCGCCAGACGATCCACGAGATCATCGATGCTTTCGAAGAGGAGCAGCTGGGGGGCcagagcaagagagagaagagtaggagagagagaaggaagaggggTTCGAAGAGGTTGGGTGAGTCTTTGAAAGGGACTGACTCTGTGGCGGGTTTGAACTATAAGGATGAGTTGGGCGAGTCGGAATCGGTGGAAGAGAATATTATTAGTGTCTGTGGGGGAGAAGATTGTGCtgagggagaggaagaggcTGAGAAGGGGTCAGTGAGGAAGTTTGTGAGCTTTGTTGGGGAGAGATTTTGGAGCACTGTTTGGAGTTGA